The candidate division KSB1 bacterium region TTTTCCGGGACTGAAAGAACTGTTCGCGTCCCACCATGTAAAAACAAAGGGAGATTCAACCTGCATAGGGAATAGTTTGGATAAGTCACTTTCATCCCAATCTGGAGCAAAGGCTGCACCGAATTGCCCGGTAAACAAAATGTCTCCGGTAAGCAACGTTTTCAACTGTTGTGCAAACCCAACAAGGTTCATATCACCGACAATGATAATCGGTGTATTTGGCGCGATATCTAACCGGCCTCCCGGAGTTTTTGCATCACGGATAAACGCCATAATCGCATCAATTTCAAATTGACGTCCCTGGTTATTGTCACAGCAGGGTGGATGAGCGACAATAAAAAGTAAATCCGAATTATGTTTTGGTCTCAAGTCGATAATAAATGCGCCGTTGTTCTGAATTGAATATGAACTCTTAATTGGGTACTGACTGACCGCAATGATGTCCGGGTCAATTTTAGCAGCATGCCAATTTTGTCCAGTTGGTAAAGGCAAAATAGTACCGATCAGTTGAGCCGTTTGAGCTGCCGTATTAGAATATATCTCCTGGAAACCGATGATCTCAGGCTCAATTGCACCTAAAATTCTTGAATAAGCTACTTTCTTGCTGATTGCAAAGAGACCATCCCTCTCTACGTTGTAACTAAGAATGCGCAAGTGGTTATCGTCCTGCTTCTCTACGTAAATTGGCGGTAATTCAGTGGAAGTCTGAGAAGTAAATTCATAAGAAATTGTTTGCCCCAGATCGGGTAAAAAATCCGTATTCTCGCCGCCATTCGCAAATTGAATTTTGATGGACTCTTGAGTGAAAAGCTCAAATTCCTGAAATGGTTTTGCAGTTCGATTTAATACGATTTCGAATTCATTCGATGAAACAGTGGGTGCAGTCACAATACCAATATTGGAATGCCGTATTCCAGTGATGTTACTGCCAAAATAAAACTGCCCGTTCCTACCACCAAAATGCCAAACCAACTCAGCGCCAATCGTGTTTATCTGCATGCCAGTCGCGTTGTTATTGTCGGTGTCCAGGTACATATGGATATCATTCAAATCCTGCAGGTTAATTTCATCACCTAGTTCAATACGGATAAACAGATATTCGTCATCATTGGACATCCAGATTTTACCAAAATCGATCGCGCCATTATTCATATCTCCGGATGGATCTTGGTGGACGGGGAACAAAGAATCCCAATCGCTAAACTCTCCATCCATGATAATGCGGGTTTGGGAAAAAGCTGCCAGAGGGAATATCAAAACAAGAAACAGGATTGGAAACTTATTTATTTGATCAAAAAACTTCTTTATCATATCGTAAATCCTTAAATCTAACGAAGGCTTAAAACCAATAAGTGTGATGATAATTTGATGAGATCATTATTATGTGCGTAGAGTATATAATCGTTTTAAGTTTAAATTGTTACTATCAATTTGAAATGTCATTTTTATTTCGGAAAATTCCAATTTGTTTTTAAAGTTTGTAGATTTCATATCAAAATAGTACTTGCAATTTAACCAGACTCATGCGATTTTAAATAAATCACAAAACCGAAACCAGGAGAATTCTATGACGAATATTTCATCCTTCCAACCACCAAACCGGGTTCTAATGGGACCTGGGCCATCAGATGTCAACCCAAGGATTTTACAAGCGATGTCTCGACCCACAATCGGACATTTAGATCCGGAATTCATTCGAATGATGGATGAAATCAAAGAGTTGCTGCAATATGCTTTTCAAACTAAAAATGAAATGACAATGGTTGTTTCAGCTCCCGGGTCTGCCGGAATGGAAGCTTGTTTTGTGAATTTGGTCGAACCTGGCGACAAAGTGATCGTCTGTCAAAACGGAGTTTTTGGCGGTCGAATGAAAGAAAATGTCGAGCGCTGTGGTGCTACGGCAATAATGGTCGAGGACGATTGGGGCAGGGCCGTAGATACTGAAAAAGTCGGAGCCGCACTTAAATCCAATCCTGATGCTAAAATTCTGGCGTTTGTTCATGCCGAAACTTCAACCGGTGCAAAATCGGACGTTAAATTATTAACTGCACTAGCCCACGAATATGGCTGCTTAACAATCGTTGATGCTGTTACCTCCCTGGGCGGAATTCCGTTAAAAATTGATGAATGGGGAGTTGATGCGGTCTATTCCGGCAGTCAAAAGTGTTTATCCTGCACTCCGGGTTTATCCCCTATCAGCTTCAATGAAAAAGCAATGGACGTGGTAAAAAACCGCAAAACAAAAGTCCAGAGCTGGTTTTTGGATTTGAATTTAGTGACTGCCTATTGGGGGGGTGGCAGTAAACGAGCTTATCATCATACAGCGCCGATTAATGCTCTCTATGGATTTCATGAAGCATTGGTTATTTTACAGGAAGAAGGACTCGAAAACGCCTGGCAAAGGCACCAGGAAAATCATCAGGAATTTCGCAAAGGAATTGAGGCGATGGGTTTACAATTCTTTGTCCCGGAGAATGAAAGGTTACCACAATTGAATGCCGTAAGCATTCCCAGCGGCGCTGATGATGCAGCCGTTAGAAGTACTTTACTCAACCGATTTGGA contains the following coding sequences:
- a CDS encoding T9SS type A sorting domain-containing protein codes for the protein MIKKFFDQINKFPILFLVLIFPLAAFSQTRIIMDGEFSDWDSLFPVHQDPSGDMNNGAIDFGKIWMSNDDEYLFIRIELGDEINLQDLNDIHMYLDTDNNNATGMQINTIGAELVWHFGGRNGQFYFGSNITGIRHSNIGIVTAPTVSSNEFEIVLNRTAKPFQEFELFTQESIKIQFANGGENTDFLPDLGQTISYEFTSQTSTELPPIYVEKQDDNHLRILSYNVERDGLFAISKKVAYSRILGAIEPEIIGFQEIYSNTAAQTAQLIGTILPLPTGQNWHAAKIDPDIIAVSQYPIKSSYSIQNNGAFIIDLRPKHNSDLLFIVAHPPCCDNNQGRQFEIDAIMAFIRDAKTPGGRLDIAPNTPIIIVGDMNLVGFAQQLKTLLTGDILFTGQFGAAFAPDWDESDLSKLFPMQVESPFVFTWWDANSSFSPGKLDYIVFTDSVLEPENGFVLFTPALSSNSLSSYGLVFDDTIEASDHLPVVGDFSLKITTDVKDENDVQVPNNFKLEQNYPNPVFSSTTILFTLDKKAKVDLSIYNMQGQLIRKLITGELTKGPYEFNWNGTDSSSKPVGNGRYFYRLTVDGKKVQNQMILMR
- a CDS encoding alanine--glyoxylate aminotransferase family protein, which produces MGPGPSDVNPRILQAMSRPTIGHLDPEFIRMMDEIKELLQYAFQTKNEMTMVVSAPGSAGMEACFVNLVEPGDKVIVCQNGVFGGRMKENVERCGATAIMVEDDWGRAVDTEKVGAALKSNPDAKILAFVHAETSTGAKSDVKLLTALAHEYGCLTIVDAVTSLGGIPLKIDEWGVDAVYSGSQKCLSCTPGLSPISFNEKAMDVVKNRKTKVQSWFLDLNLVTAYWGGGSKRAYHHTAPINALYGFHEALVILQEEGLENAWQRHQENHQEFRKGIEAMGLQFFVPENERLPQLNAVSIPSGADDAAVRSTLLNRFGLEIGGGLGPMAGKIWRIGLMGHASSKKNILYCVSALREVLQA